The stretch of DNA GTCGATCTACGTTTGAAGTGCACAGTTAGATTGCTCCTAAAAGTACTGGGCCCCGGTCAACTCGATGAATTTTACACAGCCACCGCTTTCAATTTCCCAGATTCTCATTTCGgagaattaacaaatttacaGATTGCTTAGATGTCTCCGCATGAGGATTGTTCAGATTGTTCAGATGTATGTAcggtatttttaaaaaagtcaaaacaTTACAATTGCTTTGATATATTTGGCTGAGCTTGAATGATAGTCAGTAACCGAACTGCGGTTTAGTGAGCTTCACGATCAGTTGGTTTTAAAGCTTTAATATAAATACGCAAAGCACACCGACACTGTTGGTAAACAAGTCGTCGTGCCAGTCTTCCCttgttttcaatgtttgtTAACCGATAAAATCCTAATTAAGATAATAAGTGATCTATCGATGTTAATACATCCTGTTGTAAtgatgtgtgtgtgtgtgtgttaaAAATAACATCAACATGTCATCTCTTCCTATCAGATATAAATCATATCCTACTAACTGCAACGCAAACGCTTCCCCGCTGGTCTGAAGAGTATTTGCGAGGTCAGCGTTCATACGAACTGTAtttttcttgtaaatatttgatCGCCTGTCTGGAAGTTTATCGTGTAACTGCTTTAAATGGTtgtaaataataatcaatattttgtcaatatcaattaaatgtaaataaataaacagatAATTGTGACATTGGTAGATAATGTATAATCGTTCGTCAAACAAGTTTCTACGTAGTTTGTTTAGTTTGTTTTAGTTTGACCTGTACAGTCACATCGACATCCTGCGGTTCCCGTGTCTACTGCATTCCTCAGATAAACCTCTgtttatcaattcatttcatcgGAAATTCGATTTCATTCTCCATAACTTTTCCATACCCCGGTTATAAATTTTCCACAAACCTAGAACATAGGCAACGTGTAGGCCCATTCAAAGTATATTTGGGCCAATTATCGGATACCATTGACAGCgttttcataaatattatcttcGAATGTCTCCTGTTATCTGGCACGTGACATGTAAAACAATTAGGTTTAAAGCGTGAAGTTCAAAATGgaaggaaaacttttttcagaaCTGATTTTCCTTACCTTTTCCATTGCGTATAAAACAAACGTTCCACAGCTTTTCCAGAAGTTGGAAGAAAAAAACTCCCATTTTCCGAATCTTTGTAAGAACCCTGCTTTTCGACTCTGGACACAAACGCAGTCGACTATTAACGTTTTACCTTATTTATTCCTTCATTAAATCCGACACACTCAAAAATCTACAAACGAGTACTTTTTTCGCTCTCGGTTCTTAGAAACTCGGTCGCAGCGAGTTCGCGCTAACGGAACTTCCCTTTCCACTCGAAATCGTAGCGACTCGCCCAAAAGTGACAACCGTGGGAGTTCGTCTTCAACAGATGCTCGAACGTGAACGGGTTCAGATTCTGGCGTTCGATACGCTCGAGTTCGCCGTCGCGTTCATCCAGAATCTCCTGACTGACGACCTCGGCGTTGAACGGCAACTTCAACGCGACCATCGACATCCAGTCCTCGACCTCCTCGAACTCCGCGTGACCTCCGACCTCGATGATCACGCGACCGGCCTTCACCGGCGTGACGTAGTGGTCGATCGAACCCTTTCCGCCGCCCATGCGGTGGCCTTGGCCTTTTTTCGTGATTGGTTTCCACGGCGCGTCGACGCGCCACACGGCGAACATGCGTTTCTCGTCGAGGTTGCGATTGATCGTCAGTCGTATCAGTTCTAAATGTCCGTGTCGCAGCTTGCCACCGGTGAGAGCCTTGGAAAAACAAACGAAAAAGAAGCACGCGTTGAAATTTCCGGTTAATACCCCggtaaatgaaaatacaagcTCCCTACGGATCAGTCATTCCCGGAtacaaggagttttcaaggagaaaatttcaaggaaggtctgcatcactttcgtATCCCAAATACTGTAGACTCCTACTAAATTGGTAATGTTGTTTCTCGGTAAACCATTCATTGGTTTCATTCAACGGTTTTATAAGCAAATTGTACCTTTAACTCAAATCATAGAGTCACTAACCCCTTCCAATGCAGACATTTTTTGCAATCATTCGATACAGtttaaaatggattaaaaatcaatgttttaggtcaactgccagtcctttctcATCCTAATAAGACTTATCAGGTATTTACCACCATAAAcggactgagctaggccacctggtatgctctcaagtcaagttgaaatagacataagTATTTCGTCATAGGCCAGAAAACCTACCCGTTATACACTACATTCAAGGGACAATAACAAAACCTTCGAAACTGCGCGATACTTACGATGATAGCATATTGTTTATGTATGAGTTTGTTGTGTACGAGTTCGGGGCCGCGCATGTCGATCAAACGCTTCGACATTTTCGGCACGCGCATCGTCGCCGGATACTGAGGAACTTTCTCCAATATCTTCAAACGCCGTCGTTCCGGAAATTCCACGTCTACGTTCGGGAAAACGAGAGAAAACTAAATTCAGTACCAGGGTCCTTATGGaacagtcattcctggatatacagggtccctacagatcagtcattcctggatatacagggtccctacagacaGTCATTACAGAATTTAAGGACTTTTAAAGGAGAAACTTTCAAATTTTGGGAAGCGTCTGCATTGCGTTCGTGTTCtgttacagtagactcctcctaaatcagtaTGATTACTGTTTTTCtcagtaaaccattaattcagtGGAATCTGTGTGCAAGGCATAAGACGTCAATAAACTAGGCCTAAAACCTAAAAAGTTTCTAATTGTCGATTTATCTAAATTCAAGGAGTTTCTGAAGGATTTTAAGACCTTACGATCAAATTCAAAGATATTCACGGACTTTGAAAAACGTTTGGTTTGGAAAAGAGAATCAAGTTTCAAGGAATCGAGGtgttgtagggaccctgtgtACGGGTATCAAAAAAGGGACGCACTGAATTcactttatttctattattgtATGTTCGATAGTACTTACGATCAAATTTGACGGGCGGTTTTAGATTCATCAGCGTCGCGCATGACACAGTCGTAGCACATCGGGGAATCtctgtaaataaataatgggaaattagaaatttagGCTGAAACAAAAACGGTCGCACGTAAAAACAGTCAAAGCAAATGGCATTCACGGcaaaacataaagaataagTTATATAAACATGACCACAAATTTTGGCTAATTTATGTTTTTGACCGCAGTAGAAACTAGCCAACCACATTCTGGATCCTTTAGAAAAAGACGATATAAAATTCTCTGTGAGAGACgcaattttcagaatttgagGGGATTTTGGGGGGCCAAGGGCTAAAACCCAGAATTTGAGGGATTTTGTACAGTCAAAAATGGATTATGGAATTTGAGGGGCTGTAGGAACCCCGCAGAAGcagccattggcaaaatagcgaGTTAACAGGAATAATACTGCATTGGCAAAAAAATATCACCTGCCCTCCTAGTCCTACTATCAAAAACccagaaacaaataaaatccaaCAAGAAGACAGTTTACGAGCCCCTCCTGTGTTTTTACAACTGACCCAGCAACTTTCGCTGTATTGAATCTATGTTTCTCCGCGAGCAGACGGCTAGTGGTCGCCTGATTATTGAGGACATCATCATTCTGTCGGATTTTATTAGTTAAATCTCctgagaaatgaatttttttactaCAGCTAaataaaatgacaaaattgttTCGCTGCGGCTGTATTGTTTTATGGTAGTCCTAAATAGCGACGAAAACCGACtcaataaaattaaataataatttttggcTGGCCGAGTCTAGAGACACATAAGGCGAAAACCGAGGTAAACTGGTACCATGTAATTTTTTAGGGGGAGGACTGCCAGAAATATGTGTAAGCAGTGACCCTAGGTGCCCCCTTGTTCAAACTGAACCTGGCGATCGATCCGCCCCTGTCTCAGTCTTGTCGAATCCAGTGAAGCCGATTAATATAGTAATGCTGATATTAAGAAAATGGTCTCTTTAAATTCCATTTCATTATTGAAGACTTATGATGGCAGGTCAATCATATTTTGATAGCAACTGGGTCTAGGGTCCTGACCGAGAGGCACTGTCGCAGGCCGAGAGCGGAGGCAGGGTCCAGGTTGCAGATTGTTCATGCATTAGTGGTCAGGAGTCTTGAAACGACGGATGTACGACAACTCAACAGGTGGAAACTATAAAAGCATAGATTTTATTGAACAAGACTCATATTAATGTactatgtattttgtattgtgtATCATTTTGTCTCCTCTGTTTACATCACCAAGAATCTAGCTGAAACAAGTTAAGGAGCCGACGCTTttggacattagttttgttccataGAACGTTGAAAATCGACAGAtaaatcggccctgaaaaatagaacgggTTAATAAACACAGTAGTAAAATACATATATCTATAAATGTGTAACCGTAAGTTGTATGGAAACATCAAACTTGAAACCATTgttatttgactgaatttctGCAACGAATTTTCGTACAGAAATATTcccgaatttctcgtcccagtaaaagatatatgtagaaatttaccacatAGTTACACTGATGGAACTGAGTGAAAATATCTAAGAGAAAATCTTTCTGTTCCGTAGAGATTGGCAGGTATGCGGTAACAGTGGTGggaagtgtaaatattgcaaatgcgagtgaaactgttacaagcattattgtcgtacgttttgattttgtagttttcttgtCAGACGAAACTATTTTTGAACCCCTGTATAACTGGAatattataacagaatttgatgtAACAATGAACGTTAAGGGTAATATAAAAGCGTGAATGACAATCGTgatgaaatatgtaaattGGTAAAATAATTCATAG from Tubulanus polymorphus chromosome 11, tnTubPoly1.2, whole genome shotgun sequence encodes:
- the LOC141913297 gene encoding large ribosomal subunit protein uL16m-like; protein product: MMMSSIIRRPLAVCSRRNIDSIQRKLLEIPRCATTVSCATLMNLKPPVKFDHVEFPERRRLKILEKVPQYPATMRVPKMSKRLIDMRGPELVHNKLIHKQYAIIALTGGKLRHGHLELIRLTINRNLDEKRMFAVWRVDAPWKPITKKGQGHRMGGGKGSIDHYVTPVKAGRVIIEVGGHAEFEEVEDWMSMVALKLPFNAEVVSQEILDERDGELERIERQNLNPFTFEHLLKTNSHGCHFWASRYDFEWKGKFR